From Rhizobium sp. BT03, one genomic window encodes:
- a CDS encoding carbohydrate-binding protein: MELTLKIVDADGFVLASATGRDETFLVYRLSYREGDCVVVEASEPGHVFLALDSAIHPAFVYLQENAYSLAVPFGDKRKSYSPNAFKGDIHRLSVRSARPDEFAQRRNLALNPWDDHANRALFPHARANVETRGEAVFAARNAIDGEKANDNHGFWPYTSWGINRDPEAALTVEFGRPVRIDEIVFYIRADFPHDSWWEQASVTFSDGRTSAFPLVKSGAAQRFPIEPCTVEWVELHGLIKAEDGSPFPALTQIEIWGTEAPGAAAVAVKDKAGHAALPLTL; this comes from the coding sequence ATGGAATTGACGCTGAAGATCGTGGATGCCGACGGGTTCGTGTTGGCGAGCGCCACCGGGCGGGACGAGACCTTTCTCGTCTATCGCCTGAGCTATCGCGAAGGCGACTGCGTCGTCGTCGAGGCTTCCGAGCCCGGCCATGTCTTCCTCGCGCTCGATAGCGCAATCCACCCCGCTTTCGTCTATCTCCAGGAAAACGCCTATTCGCTCGCCGTGCCTTTCGGAGACAAGCGCAAGTCCTATTCGCCGAACGCCTTCAAGGGCGATATTCACCGGCTTTCGGTGCGAAGCGCGCGGCCTGACGAGTTCGCTCAGCGGCGCAACCTCGCCCTCAACCCCTGGGACGATCACGCCAATCGCGCGCTTTTCCCGCATGCCCGCGCCAATGTCGAAACCCGCGGCGAAGCGGTCTTTGCCGCCCGCAACGCGATCGACGGCGAAAAGGCCAACGACAATCACGGATTCTGGCCGTACACGAGCTGGGGCATCAATCGCGATCCCGAAGCCGCGCTGACGGTGGAATTCGGCCGGCCCGTCCGGATCGACGAGATCGTCTTCTACATCAGGGCGGATTTCCCGCATGATTCCTGGTGGGAGCAGGCAAGCGTCACCTTTTCGGACGGCAGAACCTCCGCTTTTCCGCTGGTGAAATCCGGCGCCGCGCAGCGCTTTCCGATAGAGCCCTGTACCGTCGAATGGGTGGAGTTGCACGGGCTCATCAAGGCCGAGGACGGCTCGCCCTTTCCGGCGCTGACGCAGATCGAAATCTGGGGAACGGAGGCGCCGGGCGCTGCAGCCGTCGCGGTCAAAGACAAGGCCGGGCACGCCGCCCTTCCTCTTACACTATGA
- a CDS encoding GlxA family transcriptional regulator produces the protein MTEAAQPFDIPVFVVVPPRVLLLDVAGPIEVLRKTNLEQQAVRFGVTYIGPSATVGSSIGLAVTGVAALPERLPDQALVVIAGSADAPMESNHPWDEQERDAQAAIVAWLKRAIRPGIRLVSICSGALLAAEAGMLDGRECTTHHGCMEDLEKLAPTARIRENRLYVEDGERLTSAGITAGIDLMLHIVAEAAGHACAVAVARYLVVYLRRGGSDPQLSPWLEGRNHIHPVIHRAQDAVAADPSHDWSVASLARLSGASPRNLSRLFNEQTGMSVTDFVNRIRVALAREMLAGSRLDMEAVAMRSGFGSARQLRRAWNRLHDSPPSAARPKPALGS, from the coding sequence ATGACCGAGGCCGCGCAGCCCTTCGATATCCCCGTCTTCGTCGTCGTGCCGCCGCGCGTGCTGCTGCTCGACGTCGCCGGCCCAATCGAAGTGCTGCGCAAGACCAATCTCGAACAGCAGGCGGTGCGCTTCGGCGTCACCTATATCGGCCCGTCGGCAACAGTCGGCAGCTCGATCGGCCTTGCCGTCACCGGCGTCGCCGCCCTGCCGGAACGCTTGCCCGATCAAGCGCTTGTCGTCATCGCCGGCAGCGCCGACGCTCCGATGGAGAGCAACCATCCCTGGGACGAGCAGGAGCGCGACGCACAGGCCGCCATCGTCGCCTGGCTGAAGCGCGCCATCCGTCCGGGGATTCGATTGGTCTCGATCTGCTCCGGCGCCCTGCTCGCTGCCGAGGCCGGGATGCTCGACGGGCGCGAATGCACCACCCATCACGGCTGCATGGAGGACCTGGAAAAGCTGGCGCCCACCGCGCGCATCCGGGAAAACCGGCTCTATGTCGAGGACGGCGAGCGTCTGACGAGCGCCGGCATCACCGCCGGCATAGATCTCATGCTGCATATCGTCGCCGAAGCGGCCGGCCATGCATGCGCTGTCGCAGTCGCGCGATATCTCGTCGTCTATCTCAGGCGCGGCGGCTCGGACCCGCAGCTCTCGCCCTGGCTCGAAGGCCGCAACCATATCCATCCGGTCATTCACCGTGCACAGGATGCGGTCGCCGCCGACCCCTCGCACGACTGGTCGGTCGCCTCGCTCGCGCGTCTCAGCGGCGCCAGCCCGCGAAACCTCTCGCGGCTCTTCAACGAGCAGACCGGCATGAGCGTCACGGATTTCGTCAACCGCATCCGCGTGGCGCTCGCCCGCGAGATGCTCGCCGGTTCACGGCTGGATATGGAGGCCGTGGCAATGCGCTCAGGCTTCGGCTCGGCCCGGCAGCTGCGCCGCGCGTGGAACCGGCTGCACGACAGCCCGCCGAGCGCGGCCCGGCCGAAGCCGGCCTTGGGTTCATAG
- a CDS encoding isochorismatase family protein has product MSGHDTVLLVIDAQESFRQRHYWDESLASAYIDRQQVLIDGAVASEIPVIQIFHVDGSGPFSESSGFVRTLAPLRIAPEATFRKSRHSALVGSGLDVWLTENGVRRIIVSGIRTEQCCETTTRHASDLGYQVDYVGEATLTFPMTDAAGRTWSAEEIRGRTELVLSGRFARIATVEQALAGRGKSLAA; this is encoded by the coding sequence ATGTCCGGCCATGATACCGTCCTTCTCGTCATCGACGCTCAAGAGTCCTTCCGGCAGCGCCATTATTGGGATGAAAGCCTCGCATCCGCCTATATCGATCGTCAGCAGGTTCTGATCGACGGCGCGGTGGCAAGCGAGATACCCGTCATTCAGATCTTCCATGTCGATGGAAGCGGGCCGTTTTCGGAAAGCTCGGGCTTCGTCAGGACGCTCGCCCCGCTCAGGATCGCCCCCGAGGCGACCTTCAGGAAGAGCCGTCACAGCGCGCTCGTCGGCTCCGGGCTCGACGTCTGGCTGACCGAGAACGGCGTGCGTCGAATCATCGTCTCAGGCATCCGCACCGAACAATGCTGCGAGACCACGACCCGCCACGCATCGGATCTCGGCTATCAGGTCGATTATGTCGGCGAAGCGACGCTGACCTTCCCGATGACCGACGCGGCGGGACGCACCTGGAGCGCCGAGGAAATCCGCGGCCGCACGGAACTGGTCCTGTCGGGCCGTTTTGCCAGGATCGCCACGGTTGAACAGGCACTGGCGGGGCGCGGAAAGTCGCTCGCCGCATGA
- a CDS encoding response regulator: MRLLVVEDNKDLAAWLGKALRQAQYAIDIAYDGEDAEHLLKVAEYSAMILDLSLPKLDGLTLLKRLRQSGNKLPVIILTANASLDGRVAGLDSGADDYLAKPFEIAELEARIRAVVRRGQDRASSEITIGNLRFSGGTRQFFVEDEPLQLTPREYAVLEQLVMKLGNTVSKAALSESVFGFDDEADPSAIEIYIHRLRKKLESSSVQIATLRGLGYLLRHVE; this comes from the coding sequence ATGAGACTGCTTGTAGTGGAGGACAACAAGGATCTGGCGGCCTGGCTGGGCAAGGCCCTGCGGCAGGCGCAATACGCTATCGACATCGCTTATGACGGCGAAGATGCGGAGCATCTGCTCAAGGTGGCGGAGTATTCGGCGATGATCCTGGACCTTTCGCTGCCGAAGCTTGACGGATTGACGCTTCTCAAGCGGCTGAGACAGTCGGGGAACAAGCTCCCGGTGATCATCCTGACCGCGAATGCGAGCCTGGACGGCCGTGTGGCGGGCCTCGACAGCGGCGCCGACGACTATCTCGCCAAGCCCTTCGAAATCGCCGAACTCGAAGCGAGAATCCGCGCGGTGGTGCGCCGCGGACAGGATCGGGCATCCTCCGAGATCACCATCGGCAACTTGCGTTTTTCCGGCGGCACACGGCAGTTTTTCGTCGAAGACGAGCCGCTGCAACTGACGCCGCGCGAATATGCCGTTCTCGAACAGCTTGTCATGAAGCTCGGCAACACGGTTTCGAAAGCCGCGCTTTCCGAAAGCGTCTTCGGTTTCGACGACGAGGCGGATCCGAGCGCCATCGAAATCTACATCCACAGGCTCAGAAAGAAGCTAGAGAGCAGTTCGGTTCAGATCGCGACGTTGCGCGGGCTCGGTTATCTCCTCCGACATGTCGAATAG
- a CDS encoding sensor histidine kinase, which yields MSNSVVTKAGSKIVRLSQSLRVQLLCWVLLTLFGAIGFNLYDSFWTADATAKLVTDRTLLASARVIAEAVRVDEGGNVQVDVPPAALEMFDTGFGDRVFYQVITAWGSLVSGFPDLPLPRVQRAGEDRVFHGADVRVLMLDHPVVGLPDDGTISVTVAVTHNSQHAMRKQLWLSDFSKQFVLVFVASLVTILGLQRGLAPALRLRDAVRQRGRNRLDPLPPEMVQSELRPLVHALNDYMERVQNQMAAQRRFVSNAAHQLRTPLALISTQASVAAREQDAARRDEALVALRTSTRQISRLASQLLTLSRAEPGSRRPRSDATDLSKAAREILEAHAEAALKRNIDVGLEADRPVIVEGDGTMLREMLVNLIDNAIRYSGVDGRVTVSVEQVDGSAVFTVEDNGPGIPEGERDQVFERFYRIMGTEPDGSGLGLAIVREVVEGAGGSVSLGDAEGGGLIVTVRLPLA from the coding sequence ATGTCGAATAGCGTCGTCACAAAGGCCGGTTCGAAGATCGTACGGCTCAGCCAGAGCCTGAGAGTGCAGCTGCTCTGCTGGGTGCTGCTGACGCTGTTCGGCGCCATCGGCTTCAATCTTTACGACAGCTTCTGGACGGCTGATGCGACGGCAAAGCTGGTGACGGATCGAACGCTTCTGGCTTCGGCCCGCGTCATCGCCGAGGCCGTCCGTGTCGACGAGGGCGGCAATGTTCAGGTGGATGTGCCGCCGGCTGCACTCGAGATGTTCGACACCGGCTTTGGTGACCGGGTGTTTTACCAGGTGATCACCGCCTGGGGCAGCTTGGTAAGCGGCTTTCCCGATTTGCCCTTGCCGAGGGTCCAGCGCGCCGGCGAGGATCGCGTGTTCCATGGCGCCGATGTGCGCGTCCTGATGCTCGACCATCCCGTCGTCGGCCTTCCCGATGACGGCACGATCTCCGTGACTGTCGCGGTGACGCATAACAGCCAGCATGCGATGCGCAAGCAGCTTTGGCTTTCGGATTTTTCGAAGCAGTTCGTGCTCGTCTTCGTCGCCAGCCTGGTGACCATCCTCGGGCTCCAACGCGGCCTGGCGCCTGCTCTGAGGCTTCGGGACGCCGTGCGCCAGCGCGGGCGCAACCGTCTTGATCCGCTGCCGCCGGAGATGGTGCAGAGCGAACTGCGTCCGCTCGTCCATGCGCTCAACGACTATATGGAGCGTGTCCAGAACCAGATGGCCGCACAACGACGGTTCGTATCGAATGCCGCCCATCAGCTCAGAACACCTCTGGCGCTGATTTCGACGCAGGCGAGCGTCGCGGCCCGCGAACAGGATGCGGCTCGCCGCGACGAGGCGCTTGTCGCCCTTCGCACCAGCACCCGGCAGATTTCGCGGCTCGCCAGCCAGCTGCTGACCTTGTCGCGCGCCGAGCCGGGGAGCAGGCGCCCGCGCAGCGATGCGACCGACCTCAGCAAGGCTGCCCGCGAGATATTGGAAGCGCATGCCGAAGCGGCGCTGAAGCGCAACATCGATGTCGGCCTGGAGGCGGATCGCCCCGTCATCGTCGAAGGTGACGGCACGATGCTGCGGGAAATGCTGGTCAACCTCATCGACAACGCGATCCGCTATAGCGGTGTTGATGGACGGGTGACCGTCTCGGTCGAGCAGGTCGACGGAAGCGCCGTCTTCACCGTCGAGGACAACGGGCCGGGTATTCCGGAAGGCGAGCGCGACCAGGTGTTTGAACGCTTCTATCGGATCATGGGCACCGAACCTGACGGGAGCGGCCTGGGGCTTGCGATCGTTCGGGAGGTCGTGGAAGGCGCGGGAGGTTCAGTGTCGCTGGGTGATGCCGAAGGCGGCGGTCTCATCGTGACCGTGCGGCTGCCGCTCGCGTAA
- a CDS encoding ABC transporter permease yields the protein MAHTTLEAGSAALFRPGTSDAEIEASALAAIRRRNALVRFWQIAILVFVIGMWELSSNMQWIDPFFYSSPSGVVERLYEWATEGTTEGSLWYNLWVTMEEALIGFFAGSITGVFVGIGLGRNRFLSDIFSVYIKAINSIPRVVLAPIFIMIMGLGLPSKVALAFIMVFFVVFANAFQGVREADRNMIANARILGASDWQVTRTVVIPSAMSWIFASLHVSFGFAIIGAIVGEFVGARFGIGQLISIAKGTFDAAGMFAAILLVMVVTLVAEYIMTLIENRLAKWRPQQHMDTQ from the coding sequence ATGGCACACACCACTCTTGAGGCCGGTTCGGCCGCGCTGTTTCGTCCGGGCACTTCGGATGCCGAGATCGAAGCCTCGGCTCTGGCGGCAATACGCCGGCGCAACGCGCTCGTGCGCTTCTGGCAGATCGCCATCCTGGTCTTCGTGATCGGCATGTGGGAGCTCTCCTCCAACATGCAGTGGATCGATCCGTTCTTCTACTCGAGCCCGAGCGGCGTCGTTGAGCGCCTCTATGAATGGGCGACCGAAGGCACCACCGAAGGCTCGCTCTGGTACAATCTCTGGGTGACGATGGAAGAGGCGCTGATCGGCTTCTTCGCCGGCTCGATCACCGGCGTCTTCGTCGGCATCGGCCTCGGCCGCAACCGCTTCCTGTCGGATATCTTCTCGGTCTACATCAAGGCGATCAACTCGATCCCCCGCGTCGTCCTTGCGCCGATCTTCATCATGATCATGGGCCTCGGCCTGCCGTCCAAGGTGGCGCTCGCCTTCATCATGGTGTTCTTCGTCGTCTTTGCCAACGCCTTCCAGGGCGTGCGCGAGGCCGACCGTAACATGATCGCCAATGCCCGCATCCTCGGCGCCTCGGACTGGCAGGTGACCCGCACTGTCGTCATTCCCTCGGCGATGAGCTGGATCTTCGCCAGCCTGCACGTCTCCTTCGGCTTTGCGATCATCGGCGCCATCGTCGGCGAATTCGTCGGCGCCCGCTTCGGCATCGGCCAGCTCATCTCGATCGCCAAGGGCACGTTCGACGCAGCCGGCATGTTCGCGGCGATCCTCCTCGTCATGGTCGTCACGCTTGTCGCCGAATACATCATGACGCTAATCGAAAACCGCCTGGCGAAATGGCGTCCGCAGCAGCACATGGATACGCAGTAA
- a CDS encoding ABC transporter ATP-binding protein produces the protein MQQDNKQIPAIELINVSRRFVSPTGKSLTALRDFNMTVARGEFVAVVGPTGCGKSTTLNLVTGLARPSAGEVRLMGGPITGIDPRVGFAFQTDALFPWKNVIDNVMAGPLFRGKSRADAEKMARDWLARVGLPKFLHHYPHQLSGGMRKRVSLAQTFINEPEILLMDEPFSALDVQTRTVMHEELLKLWAERKASVVFVTHDLEEAVALADKVYVLTAGPATVKSVYTIDLPRPRIVSEIRYEQSFIDYCKTIWEDLREEVETSYRRASEAA, from the coding sequence ATGCAACAGGACAACAAGCAGATCCCGGCGATCGAGCTGATCAATGTCAGCCGCCGCTTCGTCTCGCCGACCGGCAAGTCGCTCACTGCGCTGCGCGATTTCAACATGACGGTCGCCCGCGGCGAATTCGTCGCCGTCGTCGGTCCCACCGGATGCGGCAAATCGACGACGCTCAACCTGGTGACGGGCCTCGCACGCCCCTCCGCCGGCGAAGTCCGCCTGATGGGCGGGCCGATCACCGGCATCGACCCGCGCGTCGGCTTCGCGTTCCAGACCGACGCGCTCTTTCCCTGGAAGAACGTCATCGACAACGTCATGGCCGGTCCGCTGTTCCGCGGCAAGTCGCGCGCCGACGCTGAGAAGATGGCCCGCGACTGGCTGGCGCGCGTCGGCCTCCCGAAGTTTCTGCATCACTATCCGCATCAGCTCTCCGGCGGCATGCGCAAGCGCGTCTCGCTGGCGCAGACCTTCATCAACGAGCCTGAAATCCTGCTGATGGACGAGCCTTTCTCGGCGCTCGACGTCCAGACCCGCACCGTCATGCACGAGGAACTGCTCAAGCTCTGGGCGGAGCGCAAGGCTTCGGTGGTCTTCGTCACCCACGACCTCGAAGAGGCGGTGGCGCTTGCCGACAAGGTCTATGTGCTGACCGCCGGCCCGGCCACGGTCAAGTCGGTCTATACGATCGATCTTCCCCGCCCGCGCATCGTCTCGGAAATCCGCTACGAGCAGAGCTTCATCGATTACTGCAAGACGATCTGGGAGGACCTGCGCGAAGAGGTCGAGACCAGCTACCGCCGCGCAAGCGAAGCGGCCTGA
- a CDS encoding ABC transporter substrate-binding protein, which translates to MRSSRSLFHTVAFSALLTAASFASTAAHAADKITIMVGGYEKQIYLPAKLAESLGYFKDEGLDVELLNEAAGVDAENQLLAGAVQGVVGFYDHCVDLQAKGKFVESIVQFSQAPGEVEMVSSKHPEIKSPADFKGKTLGVTGLGSSTNFLTLFMASKAGLQPGDVVTVPVGAGGTFIAAMQQDQIQAGMTTEPTISRLVKTGEASVLVDMRTVESTRKALGGTYPAASLYMETAWVDAHKEEAQKLANAFVKTLKYINTHSAAEIADKMPKDFYVGDKDGYVKALDEGKGMFTPDGVMPEDGPKTVLAVLSEFSKNVKGKQIDLSKTYTTEFVKNVK; encoded by the coding sequence ATGCGTTCTTCACGCAGCCTTTTTCACACCGTCGCTTTTTCCGCACTGCTGACCGCGGCATCCTTTGCTTCAACAGCTGCCCATGCGGCCGACAAGATCACCATCATGGTCGGCGGCTATGAGAAGCAGATCTATCTGCCCGCCAAACTCGCCGAATCCCTCGGTTACTTCAAGGACGAGGGCCTCGATGTCGAACTGCTGAACGAAGCTGCCGGCGTCGATGCTGAAAACCAGCTGCTGGCAGGCGCCGTCCAGGGCGTCGTCGGCTTCTACGACCACTGCGTGGACCTGCAGGCCAAGGGCAAGTTCGTCGAATCCATCGTCCAGTTCAGCCAGGCGCCGGGCGAGGTCGAGATGGTCTCCAGCAAGCATCCTGAAATCAAGTCGCCCGCCGACTTCAAGGGCAAGACCCTCGGCGTCACCGGCCTCGGCTCGTCCACCAACTTCCTGACCCTCTTCATGGCCTCGAAAGCCGGCCTGCAGCCGGGCGACGTCGTTACCGTTCCCGTCGGTGCCGGCGGCACCTTCATCGCCGCCATGCAGCAGGATCAAATCCAGGCCGGCATGACGACCGAGCCGACCATTTCGCGCCTGGTCAAAACCGGCGAAGCCAGCGTTCTCGTCGATATGCGCACGGTCGAATCGACCCGAAAGGCGCTCGGCGGCACCTATCCGGCCGCCTCGCTCTACATGGAAACCGCCTGGGTCGACGCACACAAGGAAGAGGCGCAGAAACTCGCCAACGCCTTCGTCAAGACGCTGAAGTACATCAACACGCATTCTGCCGCCGAGATCGCCGACAAGATGCCGAAGGACTTCTACGTCGGCGACAAGGACGGCTACGTCAAGGCTCTCGACGAGGGCAAGGGTATGTTCACGCCTGACGGCGTCATGCCGGAAGATGGCCCGAAGACCGTGCTTGCCGTGCTCTCGGAGTTCTCCAAGAACGTCAAGGGCAAGCAAATCGATCTTTCCAAGACCTACACGACTGAGTTCGTCAAGAACGTCAAGTAA
- a CDS encoding FadR/GntR family transcriptional regulator produces MQMKDRSRGTGSLVSQVGESLRQAILSGQYSAGDKLPSEHELTETHSVSRTVVREAVAALRSDGLVEVRQGAGIFVIGADPALSGRKLDKARVASDLEVLEIRTPVEIEAAGLAALRRSPAQEEAIFECHRKILQRIETDQSIREADLDLHVAIAEATNNPLFKHFLESQGTVIIPQSRLVPETRTAEQTAYRKLIHREHEAIVMAISDRDDQAARNAMREHLVGSQARYRNLLKDLRSFTS; encoded by the coding sequence ATGCAGATGAAGGATCGCAGCAGAGGCACGGGATCGCTGGTCTCACAGGTCGGCGAAAGCCTTCGGCAAGCCATCCTCAGCGGCCAGTATTCCGCCGGCGACAAGCTTCCGAGTGAGCATGAGCTGACCGAGACGCATAGTGTCAGCCGCACCGTGGTGCGCGAGGCCGTGGCCGCACTTCGTTCCGACGGACTGGTCGAAGTGCGTCAGGGTGCCGGCATTTTCGTGATCGGCGCCGATCCGGCGCTGTCAGGCCGAAAACTCGACAAGGCCCGCGTCGCCTCCGATCTGGAAGTACTCGAAATCCGAACACCCGTCGAAATCGAGGCGGCGGGACTTGCCGCCTTGCGCCGCTCGCCGGCGCAGGAGGAGGCGATCTTCGAATGCCACCGGAAAATCCTCCAGCGCATCGAGACGGATCAATCCATCCGCGAGGCGGATCTCGATCTCCATGTGGCGATCGCCGAGGCGACGAACAACCCGCTGTTCAAACACTTCCTGGAATCGCAGGGAACCGTGATCATCCCGCAGTCGCGGCTCGTTCCGGAAACGAGAACCGCCGAGCAGACCGCTTACCGAAAGCTGATCCACAGGGAACACGAAGCGATCGTCATGGCGATCTCGGACAGGGATGATCAGGCCGCCCGCAACGCCATGCGCGAGCATCTGGTCGGCAGCCAGGCCAGATATCGGAACCTGCTGAAGGATCTGCGGAGCTTTACGAGCTGA
- a CDS encoding CopG family ribbon-helix-helix protein: METKVLTAHVPLPLAQKVDQLAARLERSRGWIVKQALTAWIDQEEERRRLTLEALADVDEGKVVDHQSVQAWADSLDSDAPVSLPR; this comes from the coding sequence ATGGAAACCAAAGTGCTGACTGCGCATGTTCCCCTGCCCCTTGCGCAAAAGGTCGATCAACTCGCCGCAAGGCTTGAGCGCTCGCGCGGCTGGATCGTCAAGCAGGCGCTGACGGCATGGATCGATCAGGAGGAGGAGCGTCGCCGTTTGACGCTGGAAGCGCTGGCTGATGTGGATGAAGGCAAAGTGGTCGATCATCAGTCCGTCCAGGCCTGGGCCGATAGTCTCGACAGTGACGCGCCGGTTTCGTTGCCTCGCTAA
- a CDS encoding type II toxin-antitoxin system RelE/ParE family toxin, with translation MELKWTSKAVSDIDRLYAFLAPVNRQAAARTVQALTAAPLRLLEQPRLGERLEEFDPREVRRILVGHYELRYEIRQSAIYVLRLWHTREDR, from the coding sequence ATGGAACTCAAATGGACGAGCAAAGCGGTCTCGGACATTGACCGCCTCTATGCCTTTCTCGCTCCGGTCAATCGACAGGCGGCGGCTCGGACTGTGCAGGCCTTGACGGCAGCGCCGCTGCGACTGCTTGAGCAGCCGCGCCTTGGCGAGCGGCTGGAGGAGTTCGATCCTCGGGAGGTCCGCCGCATTCTCGTTGGTCACTACGAGCTACGTTATGAAATACGGCAGTCGGCCATCTATGTATTGCGGCTCTGGCATACGCGTGAAGACCGGTAA
- a CDS encoding LacI family DNA-binding transcriptional regulator gives MTTIRDVARLAGVSISTVSLALNSPKRVGAETLDRIQQAIKSTGYRIDPVAQTLARGRSSLIGFVSANLGNMFFGDIRREIEHQALDHGYFVLIADSSGRAELERALLERMEAQKIAGIALATNGHGAEYAAFLRDFKTPIVMFDQKVEGAERDFVGSDNPLTTTILTEHLLQLGHRRIGFISGPSGLHTADERLKGFMDTMSAAGADIDPSLVVEGGYTRTGGHAQAMRLLTRRDRPTAIIGANNMMGLAALQVMQEMGFRCPDDVSLAMVDDVPWSNVITPRITMVVQDAQKLGELAAQRLLARISSPEAAAEPPRDFILTPRFVRGESTRRL, from the coding sequence ATGACGACCATACGAGATGTCGCGCGCCTGGCGGGAGTTTCGATCTCGACCGTCTCGCTCGCGCTCAACAGCCCGAAACGGGTCGGCGCCGAGACGCTCGACCGAATCCAGCAGGCGATCAAATCGACGGGCTACCGCATCGATCCGGTCGCCCAGACGCTGGCGCGCGGCCGCAGTTCGCTGATCGGTTTCGTCTCAGCCAATCTCGGCAACATGTTCTTCGGCGACATCCGCCGGGAGATCGAGCACCAGGCGCTCGACCACGGCTATTTCGTCCTGATCGCCGATTCTTCCGGCCGGGCCGAACTCGAACGGGCGCTGTTGGAGCGGATGGAAGCGCAGAAGATCGCCGGCATTGCGCTGGCGACAAACGGCCACGGCGCGGAATACGCCGCCTTCCTGCGCGACTTCAAGACCCCGATCGTGATGTTCGACCAGAAGGTGGAGGGCGCGGAACGCGATTTCGTCGGCTCCGACAATCCGCTGACGACGACCATCCTGACGGAGCATCTGCTGCAGCTCGGCCACCGCCGCATCGGTTTCATTTCCGGCCCTTCCGGCCTGCATACCGCCGATGAGCGCCTGAAGGGTTTTATGGATACGATGTCCGCCGCCGGGGCGGATATCGACCCCTCGCTGGTGGTGGAAGGCGGCTACACCAGGACCGGCGGCCATGCACAGGCGATGCGGCTGCTGACACGGCGCGACCGCCCGACCGCCATCATCGGCGCCAACAACATGATGGGCCTGGCGGCACTGCAGGTGATGCAGGAAATGGGCTTCCGCTGCCCCGACGACGTGTCTTTGGCGATGGTCGACGACGTGCCCTGGAGCAACGTCATCACCCCGCGCATCACCATGGTCGTGCAGGATGCCCAGAAGCTCGGCGAACTCGCAGCCCAGCGCCTGCTGGCAAGAATATCAAGCCCCGAAGCCGCCGCCGAGCCGCCGCGGGATTTTATCCTGACGCCGAGATTCGTGCGCGGGGAGTCGACCAGGCGGCTTTGA